In Torulaspora delbrueckii CBS 1146 chromosome 1, complete genome, one genomic interval encodes:
- the GDH2 gene encoding glutamate dehydrogenase (NAD(+)) (similar to Saccharomyces cerevisiae GDH2 (YDL215C); ancestral locus Anc_2.68), which produces MLSTTQKTPDIASLSISSMSDYHVFDFPGIDLQRERVVDILDQEGFIPDELIEQEVAWFYGSLEIDDLFFSKQTPEMISSIINSLYASKLDSFAKSRFGSSGGAGDKTIDEVVGEPNGFTIKNKVIHDDCALFMESQAKGASEKYGPYQLDTLIDDLFLDNKERKSTRLVSFWTPESGLKLTFVYDSVFPPQSEIDQNKLLHGDIDCISDQTMSQVISPENKKLYGLLINLVGEREGPVIKTTHSVKNSDEIRLLIAFKRFTTKRYYSAINALFHYYKLKPSKFYLESFNTNDVVIFSIYLNKSKQLDDILPNALELSIKQVEREASLLYALPSNAFSDVYERRQFSPQEAIYAHVSSIFINHFINRLGSDYQDLIDQLNLQDSNTVLLEIVSNLKRKLRNETFTQEMIADTLHKYPMIVSKLYKNFAELHYYHDSSKNMEKTLSYQRLAKLEPFQNDQEFESYLNKFILNDSPDLVILKTLNLFNKSILKTNFFITRKVALSFRLDPKLIMPEMEYPETPYGIFFVVGNTFKGFHIRFRDVARGGIRIVCSATPHVYEKNSKTVIDENYQLASTQQRKNKDIPEGGSKGVILLNPGSVAHEETFIAFTQYVDSIIDILIKDPLKEKYVDLLGHEEILFFGPDEGTAGFVNWATEHARKRGCPWWKSFLTGKSPELGGIPHDEYGMTTLGVRSYVLKLYETLDLLDTTIYKFQTGGPDGDLGSNEILLSTKNECYVGILDGSGVLCDPQGLDKSELIRLAHERKMVSHYDMSKLGKMGFFVSVDDIDTMLPNGFIVPNGTTFRNTFHTQIFKFVDHLDLFVPCGGRPNSINLNNLHFFIDEKTNKCKIPYIVEGANLFIAQPAKVALENHGCILIKDASANKGGVTSSSMEVLASLALNDDDFLNKFTGNGTHEKTALYKAYVEEVQRRIHHNAALEFDQLWKLRSATGQPISELSNTLSQTINKVNDDLICSMELWENDLKLRNYLLLNKIIPKLLIDVAGPEAVMKNIPVSYLKALLSSYLSSSFVYQFGIDVNIAKFLEFLGKLRREAAKSIQ; this is translated from the coding sequence ATGTTGTCTACCACGCAAAAGACCCCGGATATCGCTTCACTGTCGATCTCATCAATGTCAGATTATCATGTTTTTGACTTCCCCGGGATAGACCTACAACGAGAGCGGGTGGTGGATATTTTAGATCAGGAAGGATTTATTCCTGATGAACTGATTGAGCAGGAAGTTGCCTGGTTCTACGGGTCTCTCGAGatcgatgatcttttcttctcaaagcaGACACCCGAAATGATCTCTAGTATTATTAACTCGCTGTATGCATCGAAGCTGGACTCGTTTGCAAAGTCTCGGTTCGGTAGCAGTGGTGGAGCTGGAGATAAGactattgatgaagtcGTCGGTGAACCTAACGGGTTTACTATTAAGAACAAAGTGATCCATGATGACTGTGCATTGTTTATGGAAAGTCAAGCCAAAGGGGCATCGGAAAAATACGGCCCTTACCAGCTCGATACGCTCATAGATGACTTGTTTCTGGATAACAAGGAGAGGAAAAGTACCAGATTGGTTTCATTTTGGACTCCAGAAAGTGGGTTGAAATTGACCTTTGTCTACGACAGTGTGTTCCCACCACAGTCCGAGATTGATCAGAACAAATTGCTGCATGGTGATATTGACTGCATAAGTGATCAAACCATGTCGCAGGTGATCTCTCCAGAaaacaagaaactttatGGGCTTCTAATCAATTTGGTGGGTGAACGAGAGGGTCCTGTCATCAAGACTACGCATTCCGTCAAAAACAGCGATGAAATCAGGTTGCTAATCGCTTTTAAGAGATTTACTACTAAACGTTATTACTCGGCTATTAACGCTCTTTTCCATTATTACAAGTTGAAGCCATCAAAATTTTATCTTGAATCCTTCAACACCAATGATGTGGTTATCTTTTCCATCTATTTGAATAAGTCTAAGCAATTGGATGACATATTACCAAATGCTTTGGAGTTATCTATCAAGCAAGTGGAAAGGGAAGCCTCGCTATTATATGCGCTACCAAGTAATGCGTTCAGTGATGTCTATGAGAGGCGTCAATTTTCCCCGCAGGAAGCGATCTACGCCCATGTGTCTTCGatattcatcaatcatTTTATCAATAGATTGGGTTCCGACTACCAGGATTTGATAGATCAATTAAATTTGCAAGATTCTAACACTGTGCTATTGGAGATCGTCAGtaatttgaagaggaaattgAGAAATGAAACTTTTACCCAGGAAATGATCGCAGATACTTTACACAAGTACCCAATGATAGTCTCCAAATTGTACAAGAATTTTGCTGAGCTTCACTACTACCACGATTCTTCTAAAAATATGGAAAAGACCTTATCCTATCAAAGGTTAGCCAAATTGGAACCATTCCAGAATGACCAGGAATTTGAGTCCTACTTGAATAAGTTCATCCTCAATGACTCACCAGATTTGGTTATCCTGAAGACTTTgaaccttttcaacaaatctaTCCTAAAGACAAACTTCTTTATCACTAGAAAAGTAGCCCTTTCGTTCAGATTGGACCCAAAGCTGATTATGCCCGAGATGGAATATCCGGAAACTCCATACggtatcttctttgtcgTCGGTAACACTTTCAAGGGATTCCACATAAGGTTCCGGGATGTGGCTCGTGGTGGTATCCGTATTGTTTGTTCAGCAACGCCACACGTTTACGAGAAGAACAGTAAAACTgtcatcgatgaaaactATCAGCTAGCGTCCACTCAGCAACGTAAGAATAAGGATATTCCAGAAGGTGGTTCTAAAGGTGTCATTTTGTTAAATCCGGGATCCGTGGCacatgaagaaacttttatCGCCTTCACTCAGTACGTCGATTCGATCATTGACATCTTAATCAAGGATCCATTGAAGGAAAAGTACGTCGATCTTCTCGGGCATGAGGAGATTCTATTTTTTGGTCCTGACGAAGGTACCGCTGGGTTTGTCAATTGGGCCACTGAGCATGCCCGTAAGAGAGGTTGCCCTTGGTGGAAGTCCTTCCTCACTGGTAAATCTCCTGAACTCGGTGGTATTCCCCACGACGAATACGGTATGACTACTCTTGGTGTTCGTTCATACGTCTTGAAGCTTTATGAGACTTTGGATCTGCTAGATACTACAATCTACAAATTCCAAACTGGTGGCCCGGATGGTGACCTGGGTTCGAATGAAATCTTATTGTCTACTAAAAATGAATGCTACGTCGGTATATTAGATGGCTCGGGTGTTTTATGTGATCCACAGGGTTTGGATAAGTCAGAGCTGATCAGACTAGCTCACGAAAGAAAGATGGTTTCGCACTATGATATGTCCAAACTGGGTAAGATGGGGTTCTTTGTGTCTGTGGATGATATTGACACTATGTTACCCAACGGTTTCATAGTGCCCAATGGTACAACTTTCAGAAACACTTTCCACActcaaatcttcaaatttgttgatcatttggatttgtTCGTTCCATGTGGTGGCAGACCAAACTCCATTAACTTGAACAATTTacatttcttcatcgacgAGAAGACAAACAAATGTAAGATACCATACATTGTGGAAGGAGCAAACCTGTTCATTGCTCAACCCGCTAAAGTGGCTCTTGAAAACCATGGGTGTATTCTAATCAAGGATGCCTCGGCCAATAAGGGTGGTGTcacatcttcttccatggAAGTGCTGGCCTCTTTAGCATTGAACGATGACGATTTCCTCAACAAGTTCACTGGCAACGGAACCCATGAAAAGACGGCATTGTACAAGGCATACGTGGAGGAAGTTCAGAGAAGAATTCACCATAATGCTGCTCTAGAGTTTGACCAACTATGGAAGCTCAGATCAGCTACTGGCCAACCCATCTCTGAACTGTCCAATACTTTGTCGCAAACAATCAACAAAGtcaatgatgatttgatctGCTCGATGGAGCTCTGGGAGAATGATCTTAAGCTCAGAAATTATTTGCTGCTAAACAAGATCATTCCAAAATTGCTGATCGACGTTGCAGGTCCCGAGGCTGTCATGAAGAATATACCCGTCTCATATTTGAAGGCCCTACTATCAAGTTACTTATCAAGTTCATTTGTCTATCAGTTCGGTATCGATGTCAACATTgccaagtttcttgaattccTTGGTAAACTCA
- the UBP10 gene encoding ubiquitin-specific protease UBP10 (similar to Saccharomyces cerevisiae UBP10 (YNL186W); ancestral locus Anc_2.69): protein MTTQETVKPLVDRILSNPLHFRKASRAVLDGNQVDMKEQEGSYIMIGRGHRDEEEASKEVKNAVQESQEAPKRVKRVPQSLAEAIGLYSQQEQPQDESLSDVDVNAASGYTGSSSSEEEFHEASEYANGEDLGMAVDMEESGSSSDQEFKADDVPHESDESSEEESSEDSVSRVSDSERVQLQEEAQEAEAIVEKAKEEGEEEGEEEELKHKAPLSQRSVTPPVILGDIQQFYQVGEDINDRGSNGSSRVVKNWGPHLSALRPKGLLNHGVTCYTNAAVQAIVHIPAIQHYLFDILRGKYESTISRDSVSYVLAETSKKMWLPQDRSKKKNGPHHINPKKLIARLDDINCMMSEWQQEDSHEYFMSLMSRLQEDSVPKGHKMTESIIYDIFGGLLKQVVTCKSCGSVSKTEQPFYDLSLHLKGKKKQSLSQDSQSDDQNKSSDAKSDDSAPSRRYSIEKSIRDFFNPELIRVDKEQKGYVCEKCHQTTNAVKRSSIIRAPETLLTHLKKFRFNGTASSKMKQAVSYPMFLDLTEYCESNEKDHVVPVKYQLTTVVVHEGRSLSSGHYIVHCKQPDGTWATYDDEYINKITERDVLKEPNAYYLLYTRLTPKEIETAQVLNVKDLDIPVQMNGSSHATPTSSPVLNKSKKWKKNKKRRFNRY from the coding sequence ATGACCACACAGGAAACGGTCAAACCGCTTGTGGACAGGATCCTGTCGAATCCGCTGCACTTTAGGAAAGCTTCGAGAGCTGTTTTGGACGGAAATCAGGTTGATATGAAGGAACAAGAGGGGTCGTACATAATGATCGGGAGAGGGCATcgagatgaagaagaagcttcGAAGGAGGTCAAGAACGCTGTTCAGGAGTCCCAAGAAGCCCCTAAGAGGGTTAAGAGAGTTCCGCAATCTTTGGCGGAAGCGATTGGTTTATATTCGCAGCAGGAGCAGCCACAGGACGAGTCGTTGAGCGATGTCGATGTAAATGCAGCAAGTGGATATACCGGATCCAGCAGTTCGGAGGAAGAGTTCCATGAGGCTAGCGAATATGCGAATGGTGAGGATCTTGGGATGGCTGTGGATATGGAAGAGTCGGGTTCTAGTTCGGATCAGGAGTTCAAAGCTGATGATGTGCCTCATGAGAGTGATGAGTCAAGTGAGGAAGAGTCCAGTGAAGATAGCGTGTCGAGAGTTTCTGATTCTGAACGGGTACAGCTGCAAGAGGAAGCACAGGAGGCTGAGGCTATCGTTGAGAAAGCAAAggaagaaggagaagaagaaggagaggaagaagaattgaagcaCAAGGCGCCGTTGTCGCAACGGTCGGTGACGCCGCCCGTGATCTTGGGAGACATTCAACAGTTTTACCAGGTTGGTGAGGATATCAACGACCGTGGATCAAACGGTTCGAGCCGTGTGGTCAAGAATTGGGGGCCTCATCTTAGCGCTTTAAGGCCTAAAGGTCTATTGAACCACGGGGTCACGTGTTACACCAACGCAGCAGTTCAGGCCATAGTTCATATCCCTGCGATTCAACACTACTTATTCGATATTTTGCGTGGTAAGTACGAGTCGACCATCTCGAGAGACTCTGTTTCGTACGTGTTGGCTGAAACTAGTAAGAAGATGTGGTTACCTCAGGATAGGTCCAAGAAAAAGAATGGACCACATCACATCAACCCTAAGAAACTGATCGCCCGACTCGATGATATCAACTGCATGATGAGTGAATGGCAGCAGGAAGACTCCCACGAGTATTTCATGTCGTTGATGTCGCGGTTACAAGAGGATTCCGTTCCAAAAGGTCACAAGATGACCGAATCCATTATCTATGATATTTTTGGAGGTCTTTTGAAACAGGTGGTCACTTGTAAGTCGTGCGGTAGTGTTTCCAAGACAGAGCAACCATTTTACGACCTTTCTTTACATCTCaaaggcaagaagaagcaatcGCTGTCGCAGGATTCCCAGAGCGATGATCAGAATAAATCTAGCGATGCTAAATCTGATGATTCTGCACCTAGCAGAAGGTACTCGATCGAGAAATCCATCAGAGATTTTTTCAACCCCGAACTGATCAGGGTTGATAAAGAGCAAAAGGGTTACGTCTGCGAAAAATGTCATCAAACCACCAACGCAGTGAAACGTAGCTCTATTATTAGAGCTCCAGAAACTTTACTCACACACCTAAAGAAATTTAGATTTAATGGAACTGCATCCTCCAAGATGAAGCAGGCAGTATCATATCCAATGTTCTTGGACTTGACAGAGTATTGCGAATCCAACGAAAAAGATCATGTTGTCCCAGTAAAATATCAGTTGACAACAGTGGTGGTCCACGAAGGTCGGTCCTTGTCCTCAGGGCATTACATTGTGCACTGTAAACAACCGGATGGAACCTGGGCCACTTATGACGACGAATATATCAACAAAATCACAGAGAGAGACGTACTGAAGGAGCCCAATGCATATTATTTACTGTACACTAGATTAACTCCGAAGGAAATCGAGACTGCACAGGTCCTGAACGTCAAAGATCTCGACATCCCAGTGCAAATGAATGGATCTTCACATGCAACACCTACATCATCACCAGTACTCAACAAGTcaaagaaatggaagaagaataaaaagagaagattCAACAGATATTGA
- the MRPL19 gene encoding mitochondrial 54S ribosomal protein uL11m (similar to Saccharomyces cerevisiae MRPL19 (YNL185C); ancestral locus Anc_2.70) has translation MSQAAKNLLVKLVVGAGQAAPSPPVGPALGSKGIKAMDFCKEFNARTANYQPGTPIPVMITIKPDRSFSFEMKSPPTGYLLLKALGLQKGHGSPNVNSKENTIGELSLKHVYEIAKIKKTDGRHAMLEMEGIVKSTVGVAKTMGIKIVP, from the coding sequence ATGTCGCAAGCCGCGAAGAACCTGCTGGTAAAACTGGTAGTTGGAGCTGGTCAGGCCGCTCCTTCGCCTCCTGTGGGTCCCGCACTGGGCTCCAAAGGTATCAAAGCTATGGATTTTTGTAAAGAGTTCAATGCACGTACTGCCAACTACCAGCCTGGTACTCCAATTCCCGTTATGATTACGATTAAACCAGACAGATCTTTTTCGTTTGAGATGAAATCACCTCCAACCGGTTATCTTTTACTTAAGGCGCTGGGACTGCAGAAAGGTCATGGATCGCCTAATGTAAACTCGAAAGAGAACACAATCGGCGAGTTATCGTTAAAACATGTCTATGAGATTGCCAAGATTAAGAAGACTGATGGAAGACATGCCATGCTGGAGATGGAAGGGATTGTGAAATCCACAGTAGGTGTAGCCAAGACTATGGGTATCAAGATAGTGCCTTGA
- the NPR1 gene encoding serine/threonine protein kinase NPR1 (similar to Saccharomyces cerevisiae PRR2 (YDL214C) and NPR1 (YNL183C); ancestral locus Anc_2.71), with protein MSSLTRLLQEKRKNENGDSHGKELRPLNAEGFDRNSTAHASTTSVTTVTQIDSGEESSTAGSSFGGNAPFPSSFMNVNSAHTATMYGSSVQARDRGNSIHIETNPASYGSSLGHTGRNIRMTATSGSHHIGSSGARQIPSLSSSIPYSVPNSNKDNAGGSGSNNSSFTSSWVDNYGGSMPSNISAIDSNVISSPKVDSVEPRFVISKQKLQKSSLDNAAQAGSVSRSNSLTSQLGNLFFSKGAKDAHGSSIVSSPVSGMKSPSTAAATAIPKPSRTRQSSIYSASRQPSNSYTENFAESPSSSHEVPPSQSIPKSRHASVVNLKSFFKKSSGTNIAGSAGTFGSPGAQSVAVPFPSQASSSSGFAPSSYGSNNGDTIYSHANDTSLPFSKRYVRTGEELGAGAGGSVKLIRRVADNKVFAVKEFRTKFDSETKRDYVKKITSEYCIGSTLRHQNIIETIEIVYDNNRILQVMEYCEYDLFAIVMSNKMSYEETCCCFKQILSGVEYLHGLGLAHRDLKLDNCVINEKGIVKLIDFGAAVVFSYPFSKSLVEASGIVGSDPYLAPEVCIFTKYDPRPVDIWSVAIIFACMILKKFPWKIPKLRDNSFKLFCSGRDCDSLSALVTRTPDPPSYDNVEEPSTNYAKKQNNNPADPNNPNIGPQRLYQSLPEECQHIIGRMVDLAPACRASIDEVMADPWVAGIDACCMVEDGLTFKIVSGGDHTHVKVDQSQAHIAGLEKRKKKQAKEGTIS; from the coding sequence ATGTCTTCTTTGACTAGGTTGTTACAGGAAAAGcgaaaaaatgaaaatggAGATTCTCACGGGAAGGAACTAAGACCTTTGAACGCGGAGGGATTTGATCGTAATTCAACGGCTCATGCTTCTACCACAAGTGTCACAACTGTGACCCAAATTGATTCTGGTGAAGAGTCTTCGACGGCGGGTTCATCTTTTGGTGGAAATGCCCCCTTTCCTTCGAGTTTTATGAATGTGAATTCAGCGCATACGGCTACGATGTATGGCTCAAGTGTTCAGGCAAGAGATAGGGGTAATTCGATTCATATTGAAACCAATCCGGCTTCGTatggctcttctttgggTCATACCGGAAGGAATATACGGATGACTGCGACCTCTGGTTCTCATCACATTGGCAGCTCCGGTGCAAGACAGATTCCTTCGTTATCCTCTAGCATACCTTACTCTGTGCCTAATTCCAATAAGGACAATGCAGGTGGGTCGGGCAGTAATAACTCGTCATTTACATCTTCCTGGGTGGACAATTATGGGGGCTCTATGCCGAGTAACATTTCGGCCATTGACTCTAACGTAATTTCGTCTCCAAAAGTTGACTCTGTGGAACCCAGGTTTGTAATTTCGAAGCAAAAGCTGCAAAAATCATCGTTGGACAACGCTGCACAGGCGGGATCCGTGTCGAGATCCAACTCCCTAACGTCTCAGCTAGGAAACttattcttttccaaaggCGCAAAGGACGCGCACGGGAGCAGTATAGTTTCATCACCTGTTTCGGGTATGAAGAGCCCTTCTACTGCCGCTGCTACTGCTATTCCAAAACCAAGTCGCACCAGACAAAGTAGTATCTACAGCGCTTCAAGACAGCCGTCAAACTCTTACACGGAAAATTTTGCTGAGTCACCATCGTCCTCTCATGAGGTTCCACCAAGTCAAAGCATACCAAAATCTCGTCATGCATCCGTCGtgaacttgaaaagtttctttAAGAAGAGTTCTGGCACCAATATTGCCGGGTCGGCTGGTACATTCGGTTCGCCTGGTGCTCAGTCTGTTGCTGTACCCTTTCCTTCTCAGGCATCGTCCAGCTCTGGTTTTGCGCCGAGCTCTTATGGTAGTAACAATGGAGACACAATTTACTCTCACGCCAATGATACTAGTCTACCGTTTAGCAAGAGGTATGTGAGAACTGGGGAAGAGCTGGGAGCTGGTGCAGGTGGATCGGTCAAATTAATCCGCAGAGTTGCTGATAACAAGGTTTTCGCCGTCAAGGAATTCAGGaccaaatttgattcaGAGACCAAAAGGGACTATGTCAAGAAGATAACTTCGGAGTATTGTATAGGTTCAACACTGCGCCATCAAAACATTATCGAAACTATTGAGATTGTCTACGACAATAATAGGATCTTACAAGTCATGGAATACTGTGAGTATGATCTTTTCGCGATCGTCATGAGTAATAAGATGTCATACGAAGAAACATGTTGCTGTTTCAAACAAATTTTGAGCGGTGTTGAGTACCTCCATGGTCTAGGTTTAGCGCATAGAGATCTCAAGTTGGATAACTGTGTTATAAATGAGAAAGGTATCGTGAAACTAATCGATTTCGGTGCAGCTGTAGTCTTCTCGTATCCCTTCTCCAAGAGTTTAGTCGAGGCAAGTGGTATTGTTGGTAGTGACCCATACCTTGCTCCCGAAGTTTGCATTTTCACCAAATACGACCCACGTCCTGTCGATATCTGGTCCGTGGCCATCATTTTCGCATGTATGATCCTTAAGAAGTTCCCGTGGAAGATCCCCAAATTGAGAGacaactctttcaaattgttctGTTCTGGTCGTGACTGTGATTCGTTGAGCGCGCTGGTCACCAGAACTCCAGACCCACCGTCCTACGATAACGTAGAAGAGCCCTCCACAAATTACGCTAAGAAGCAAAATAATAATCCTGCAGACCCGAACAATCCAAATATCGGTCCACAACGTCTGTACCAATCGCTACCCGAGGAGTGCCAGCATATCATAGGCCGTATGGTCGACCTGGCTCCCGCTTGCAGAGCAAGCATCGATGAAGTCATGGCAGATCCCTGGGTTGCCGGTATCGACGCCTGTTGTATGGTAGAAGACGGTTTGACTTTCAAGATTGTCAGCGGTGGGGACCACACGCACGTCAAGGTCGACCAGAGTCAAGCGCACATCGCAGGTCTTgagaaaaggaagaaaaaacaGGCTAAAGAAGGTACCATCTCTTaa
- the NOP6 gene encoding Nop6p (similar to Saccharomyces cerevisiae NOP6 (YDL213C); ancestral locus Anc_2.72): MSETETKLTKKQLKAQQFKKTKEDREQGKEQKRKHAEEPTTTESEPVKKKRKTRRGRGGKGRNGDKKGNRFIVFVGSLPKDITATELQAHFKSSSPDHIRMRSDKGIAFLEFDADKDKHNIQRRMDVALLQHRTLLKDKRINVELTVGGGGNSSDRLEKLKNKNLKLEDERRERVKKMVEEGSQKKAANAATKQQTVQNSEPGQALHPDRAKLIQ, encoded by the coding sequence ATGTCCGAGACCGAGACCAAGCTTACGAAGAAGCAGTTAAAAGCTCAGCAgttcaagaagacaaaAGAGGACCGTGAACAGGgcaaagaacaaaagaggaagcatGCAGAAGAACCAACAACCACTGAAAGTGAACCCgtaaagaagaagagaaaaacCAGGCGAGGCCGTGGTGGCAAGGGCCGTAATGGCGACAAGAAGGGCAACAGATTTATCGTATTTGTCGGAAGCTTACCAAAAGACATCACCGCTACAGAACTACAAGCCCATTTCAAATCCAGTTCCCCCGATCATATACGTATGAGAAGTGACAAAGGCATAGCATTCCTAGAGTTTGACGCTGACAAGGACAAGCACAATATCCAGCGCCGCATGGACGTTGCTCTTCTACAACATAGAACACTACTTAAGGACAAGCGCATTAACGTTGAACTCACCGTCGGTGGAGGTGGGAACAGTTCAGATAGACTCGAAAAGCTAAAGAACAAGAACCTAAAGCTCGAAGATGAGCGTCGGGAGCgggtgaagaagatggtCGAAGAAGGATCTCAAAAGAAAGCTGCCAACGCCGCAACAAAGCAGCAAACAGTACAGAACTCAGAGCCGGGTCAAGCGCTGCACCCAGACAGAGCTAAATTGATCCAGTAG
- the IPI3 gene encoding chromatin-binding/pre-rRNA-processing protein IPI3 (similar to Saccharomyces cerevisiae IPI3 (YNL182C); ancestral locus Anc_2.73), translating to MDEQVIFTTNNTGSVASIHSFEQSTLRQCTVGSRNSAVRVGDKYLFVAQAQKALINVYNLSGPHKRESVEQRLPLPEVLSCLATLEDPRCDTNHKIPDFNVPYLLLGSTGSGKLYIWELNSGILLGVKPLAHYQAITKIQSILQGKYIVTSGADARVIIWQTSDLVSMSEPKPVCILHDHTLPVTDFQVSSTNGDFLSLSGTKLFTVSEDGTLRCYDLSSMARSKTSQPTLIATFTLPLAITALTLDPADRACYIGTAEGCFSLQLFYKLSGSKLVNLVQLSDGKARIFSLTESSMELKATQDREKLYAIGQLLCEKVSSTAVTCFEISMDGTLLLVGDSEGKVSVTEIYSKQILRTMQPISTSQTIHGGVTNLIIDTQLNANQNEVGADSAKVSPNAKIPSLQRVIFDSSKPGQLHDIFHQVGEENGSTSLCLDDFDAYADQLRSQQSIISQSNGAQSTVLIAEQEPSKDSSAKDQEIADLKDNVESLKSAYKELRELHEKLYQEHEKLLETTI from the coding sequence ATGGATGAGCAAGTAATCTTTACCACTAATAATACTGGTTCTGTTGCCAGTATTCACTCGTTTGAACAATCCACTTTGCGTCAATGCACTGTTGGGAGCAGGAATAGTGCCGTGCGGGTCGGGGACAAGTACCTATTCGTGGCACAGGCCCAGAAGGCCCTGATCAACGTCTATAACCTTTCTGGTCCACACAAGAGAGAATCTGTTGAGCAAAGACTGCCACTTCCTGAAGTTTTGAGCTGTTTAGCGACTCTTGAGGATCCACGATGCGATACAAACCATAAAATCCCAGATTTCAACGTCCCATATCTGCTGTTGGGATCCACTGGTTCTGGGAAACTTTACATATGGGAATTGAACTCAGGAATTTTGCTAGGAGTGAAACCATTGGCTCATTATCAGGCAATCACTAAGATCCAGTCGATTTTACAAGGCAAATACATCGTTACTTCCGGTGCAGATGCTCGAGTGATAATCTGGCAAACATCTGATCTTGTCTCTATGAGTGAACCAAAACCTGTATGTATCCTACACGACCATACCTTGCCTGTGACTGATTTCCAGGTTTCTAGTACGAACGGTGACTTTCTATCGCTCTCTGGTACCAAGCTATTTACTGTTTCCGAGGACGGTACTCTTAGATGTTACGATTTGAGCTCCATGGCTCGTAGCAAAACTTCGCAGCCTACTCTGATTGCTACGTTTACGCTGCCGCTGGCAATTACAGCGCTAACTCTTGATCCTGCAGATAGAGCATGCTACATCGGTACCGCAGAAGGCTGCTTCAGTTTGCAGCTATTCTACAAACTAAGTGGGTCAAAATTGGTTAATCTGGTGCAATTGAGCGATGGTAAAGCCCGTATCTTTTCTCTCACAGAGTCGTCGATGGAGTTGAAGGCTACCCAAGACAGGGAAAAGCTCTATGCGATCGGACAACTATTATGCGAGAAAGTATCCAGTACAGCCGTCACTTGCTTCGAAATCTCGATGGACGGTACTCTTCTGCTGGTAGGTGACTCAGAGGGTAAAGTTTCTGTCACCGAGATCTACTCCAAGCAGATTCTCAGAACCATGCAGCCCATTTCCACATCACAGACAATCCATGGTGGTGTAACGAATCTAATAATTGATACGCAATTAAACGCCAATCAGAACGAAGTTGGTGCTGACAGTGCCAAGGTATCTCCAAACGCAAAGATTCCGTCATTACAAAGAGTTATATTTGATTCTAGTAAACCGGGGCAACTGCACGATATTTTCCATCAAGTTGGAGAAGAGAACGGCTCGACTTCCCTGTGTCtcgatgattttgatgCTTACGCAGATCAGCTAAGGTCCCAACAAAGCATTATTTCGCAATCTAATGGTGCCCAAAGTACGGTACTCATCGCAGAACAGGAGCCTTCTAAGGATAGCTCCGCAAAGGATCAAGAGATCGCCGACCTAAAGGACAACGTCGAATCGCTCAAGAGCGCTTATAAAGAACTACGTGAATTACACGAAAAACTGTACCAGGAGCACGAAAAACTGCTGGAGACCACCATCTAA